The stretch of DNA AGTACCAGTGGTGTTACGTCTTTTAGCCTTTGCGCTCCAGTTGTCTGGAATATATAAATTACAGTTAACACTGACCTGCACAGGATATTTGAACAGCACAACTATTCGctgacagaagtaaaaaaaaaaaaaaaagtataaacaAGGTCAATTTCTACATAGAAAGACTACAAACTGCTAATTTACAGTTTCAAACATGCTTGAAACACCAAAATTAGAGCATTCTTCGATGGTctgaaaaaaaccccaaagtcTTGAAAGACAAAGGAACACAACCATTTAAACTCAAGTCAGTTAAAAGTTCCTTACTTACACTTTCTCTTACGCTTGGCAGGGTATCCACATTTCCCACAGGTAGATTTCTGCAGGTGGTATGCCTTGGACCCACATCGACGACACAAGGTATGGGTCTTATTTCGTCGCTTACCAAAGGATGATGTACCCTTCgtctgaaaaacatttcaagacACTTGTAAACACCATTAACACTCCACAATGTACACATCACAAAGAATAACCTCATTGAAAAAACAAGGACAGTTCTTTAAATCCCATAAGCATGATGGTGGCACGCTGCACTCAGTCACTAACCCTGTTTTACCTGTAGGcctcttccatttttaatgaTCAGCTCCTTACACCTCTCTGCACCACCCAACCCCGTCCCCCACCTGCGGCTGAACGAAACCACCCAGCAGTTACCATCAAAGCCGCCCCCAAACTCTAATACTAAACATTTTTCCTCAATAAAAATACTGCCTTCAGTAACGTCCACCATACGCTCACCACAGATCATAACCGATTCTCCTCTTGCTAAGTTAGCCGCGTGGCCTCAGCCCCGGCCCACTCGGATCCACATTACTGAGAAGCCCGCTGCAGACAGCGCAGCCCTGTAAC from Numida meleagris isolate 19003 breed g44 Domestic line chromosome Z, NumMel1.0, whole genome shotgun sequence encodes:
- the RPL37 gene encoding 60S ribosomal protein L37, coding for MTKGTSSFGKRRNKTHTLCRRCGSKAYHLQKSTCGKCGYPAKRKRKYNWSAKAKRRNTTGTGRMRHLKKVYRRFRNGFREGTTPKPKRAAVAASSSS